Proteins encoded in a region of the Bicyclus anynana chromosome 9, ilBicAnyn1.1, whole genome shotgun sequence genome:
- the LOC112043680 gene encoding chitinase-3-like protein 1: protein MVFKSISIKKNNYEYPLNLRGTAERNTERILSYKAAAGALALLLLLLGGAALQGGTALSGGTAGPVVVCYYGAPEPSAARALRPADIHPHLCTHINVAFAQIRDKQIHLEDYQRRVIADVVKLKQSNPNLKVLLSVGGAGAHAGFSEMVFNHTCRKTFIKSVKYTLRNLSLDGIDLDWEFPAVEYRRGQGKRERQHFSQLLREIRKEYERERRDYLLTVATAAPQIIVDAAYDVDQLNLYVDYVNLMTYDFHAFSPLTPLTGLNAPLFARASEQLYWATLNIDYTVQMYQSKGLDPRKIVVGIPTYGHTFTLVNSENTKVGSPALSFGSLGELGFVNYPDVCEYINKFKNDSTVKVEKDAKVPYFYRHSEWVSYDDPESVVEKAKYIRSNNLRGAMIYSLNADDYDGVCRGLTGMGKFPLAQSVKNALDGT from the coding sequence atggtttttaaatCGATCtctataaaaaagaacaactaTGAGTATCCTTTGAACCTACGGGGCACCGCCGAACGGAACACTGAGCGTATTTTGAGCTACAAAGCAGCAGCGGGCGCACtcgcgctgctgctgctgctgctgggtGGCGCCGCGCTGCAGGGCGGCACCGCGCTGTCGGGCGGCACCGCGGGCCCGGTGGTGGTGTGCTACTACGGCGCGCCGGAGCCGAgcgccgcgcgcgcgctgcgGCCGGCGGACATCCACCCGCACCTCTGCACGCACATCAATGTCGCATTCGCTCAGATTAGAGATAAACAGATTCACCTCGAGGATTACCAGCGGCGAGTCATTGCAGATGTTGTCAAATTGAAACAGAGCAATCCCAATTTGAAAGTGCTGCTGTCGGTGGGTGGCGCTGGCGCTCACGCCGGGTTCTCAGAGATGGTGTTCAATCACACCTGTCGGAAGACTTTCATAAAGTCCGTCAAATACACGCTGCGGAATCTGTCCTTGGATGGCATCGATCTGGACTGGGAATTTCCCGCCGTCGAGTATCGGAGAGGTCAGGGCAAACGGGAGAGACAGCACTTCTCCCAGTTGCTGAGAGAGATCAGGAAGGAGTACGAGAGGGAGAGGCGCGACTACCTGCTGACGGTGGCGACGGCGGCGCCGCAGATCATCGTGGACGCCGCCTACGACGTGGACCAGCTAAACCTGTACGTGGACTATGTCAACCTCATGACGTACGACTTCCACGCGTTCAGCCCGCTGACGCCACTCACGGGGCTCAACGCGCCGCTGTTCGCGCGCGCGAGCGAGCAGCTGTACTGGGCCACGCTCAACATTGACTACACGGTGCAGATGTACCAGAGCAAGGGCCTCGACCCCCGCAAGATTGTTGTCGGAATTCCTACGTATGGCCACACCTTCACTTTGGTCAACAGCGAGAACACTAAAGTGGGCAGTCCTGCACTCAGCTTTGGGAGTCTCGGTGAACTTGGTTTTGTCAACTATCCAGATGTGTgtgagtatataaataaatttaaaaatgactCTACTGTTAAAGTGGAAAAAGATGCTAAGGTGCCATACTTCTACAGGCACTCTGAGTGGGTCTCGTATGACGACCCCGAGAGTGTGGTGGAGAAGGCCAAATACATAAGAAGCAACAATCTGAGAGGCGCCATGATATATTCCCTGAACGCAGACGACTATGACGGAGTGTGCCGTGGGCTGACGGGGATGGGAAAGTTTCCCTTAGCTCAAAGCGTCAAGAATGCCCTAGATGGCACATAA